The Chrysemys picta bellii isolate R12L10 unplaced genomic scaffold, ASM1138683v2 scaf5429, whole genome shotgun sequence DNA window AGACATTACTGCTGGGTACCGTACTCCTCAACTGCCAGGGAAAGTTCCCCTAGACATTTGTTCAGACGAGCTCAGAGGGGTCGCGGCACTGACCTTGGCTGTGGTGGGGATTCCTTGGCTTTCTGCTCCAGCTTCTTGGCCAGCAGGAGCTTTTCCTCCTCAGATTTCTCTGGGTAACTTCTGGACGGGGGAACCACAAAAGAGAGGTGAGGAGTGAGGCCATGGCAGAGTTGAAATGAATGCTGCTGAGATGATGCCCAAGACCAGCAGCTCACATTGATTTGCAAGCCCTGGGCCCTTGGGGGTTCCCGCTTTTAAGCAGCAGAGAGCAGCACCGACCTGGACATTTTCCTCCGCTTCTTCTCCTCGGCTTTGGCTTTCTGGGCCGACGTCAGGCTCTCGGCCTCGGCCAGATTGTCCACAGCGATGGCCAGGAAGACATTGAGCAGATATctgagagggggtggggctaaGGAGCTTAGGGAGCATGCTCATATGTAAGGAATGAGTCCCTTCCATGGCCCAGGCTTAGCGAGAGCCTGT harbors:
- the LOC135980644 gene encoding voltage-dependent L-type calcium channel subunit alpha-1S-like, with protein sequence MHLLHHPLCLRELYLLNVFLAIAVDNLAEAESLTSAQKAKAEEKKRRKMSRSYPEKSEEEKLLLAKKLEQKAKESPPQPRSVPRPL